The DNA region AACGTGTGCGGGGTGAGAATGGTCCGATGACCACCTCGACCTCCTCCTTCATCTCCGACGCCGACCGCACCCCGATCGTGACCTACACCTGGGCCGACGTGGACGGCCCGCCCACCGGCGTGGTGCAGATCGCCCACGGGCTGGCCGAACACGGTGAGCGCTACGACCGCTTTGCCCGGGCGCTCAACGCGGCCGGCTTCGTGGTCCACGCGGTGGACCACCGCGGCCATGGGCGCACCGCCAACGGGCGGCTGGGCGACTTCGGCGCCGCCGGGTTCGGCGGCCTGATCGCCGATGTCGCCCAGTTCGGCGCCGCGCTGCGCGCGCAACACGGTGGCCTGCCGGTGTTTCTGTTCGCGCATTCGATGGGGTCGTTTGCCGCGCAGGCGGCCCTGCTCGACCACTCGCGGACCTGGTCGGGTGTGGTGCTGTCCGGCTCGACCGCGCTGGACGCGTTCGGCGCGGCCATGGCCAACGCGCCCGCGGACGCACCCGCCGGGCTCGAAGCGTTCAACGCGGGCTTCGAGCACCGCACGGGCTACGAGTGGCTGTCGCGCGACCCCGCCGAGGTGGACGCCTACGTGGCAAACCCCTGGTGTGGCTGGGACGTGCCGGCCGATGTGATCCCCGCCTTGTTCGAGCCCGCGCCCCGGGTGGCCGACCCGGCGCTGCTGGCCGGCATCCGCCGCGACCTGCCGGTGCTGATCGCCTCCGGCGACGCCGACCCGCTGGCCGGCGGCGGCGCGCTGATCCAGCTGCTGGGCCAGCGCTACCGCGAGGCGGGCCTGGCCGACGTGACGGTGAAGCTGTACCCCGGCGCCCGCCACGAGATCCTGAACGAGAGCAACCGCGACGAGGTGACCGCCGACATCGTGGCCTGGCTGCGCGCTCACGCGGCGTAGTGGCGTCCTAGACCGTCGGCACCGTGCCGCCGTCGATCAGGTGCTCCGATCCCGAGATGGAGCCCGCGCGCGGTGACACCAGGAAGGTGATCGGATCGGCCACCTCTTCCGGCCTGGCCGGTCGTCCGAGCGGGATGCCTCCCAGC from bacterium includes:
- a CDS encoding alpha/beta fold hydrolase → MTTSTSSFISDADRTPIVTYTWADVDGPPTGVVQIAHGLAEHGERYDRFARALNAAGFVVHAVDHRGHGRTANGRLGDFGAAGFGGLIADVAQFGAALRAQHGGLPVFLFAHSMGSFAAQAALLDHSRTWSGVVLSGSTALDAFGAAMANAPADAPAGLEAFNAGFEHRTGYEWLSRDPAEVDAYVANPWCGWDVPADVIPALFEPAPRVADPALLAGIRRDLPVLIASGDADPLAGGGALIQLLGQRYREAGLADVTVKLYPGARHEILNESNRDEVTADIVAWLRAHAA